From Pontibacillus yanchengensis:
AATTCTGAAGCTTTATCGGTTTTTTCCCATGGGAATTCTACATCTGTACGACCAAAGTGACCGAATGCTGCCGTATCTTTATATATAGGGCGGCGCAGATCAAGCATTTTAATAATACCAGCTGGACGTAGGTCGAAGATGTTTCGAACAGCTTCTACCAAGGCTTCCTCAGATACCTTACCTGAGCCAAACGTATTAATAGAAATGGATACAGGTTGAGCAACTCCAATGGCGTAAGCAAGCTGGACTTCACAAGAATCCGCAAGTTCAGCTGCTACTATATTTTTAGCTACATAGCGCGCGGCATAGGCTGCAGAACGGTCTACTTTGGTAGCGTCTTTACCACTAAAAGCACCACCACCATGACGAGCATATCCACCGTACGTATCTACGATAATTTTCCGCCCTGTAAGACCTGCATCTCCTTGAGGTCCACCAATTACAAAACGGCCCGTTGGATTGATGTAATATTTTGTTTTGTCATCTAATAATTCTTTTGGAACAATGGGATTGATTACCTGTTCTTTAAGATCTTCTGTAATTTGTTCTAATGTGATTTCCGGATGATGCTGGGTAGAAATGACGATGGTATCAATTCGAAGTGGTTGATTGTTTTCATCATATTCCACTGTTACCTGCGTTTTTCCATCTGGACGTAAGTATTCTAGTGTTTCATCCTTACGAACATCGGATAATCGTTTGGCTAATTTATGAGCTAGAGAAATTGGTAATGGCATATATTCAGGTGTCTCATTACTAGCATATCCAAACATAAGACCCTGGTCTCCAGCCCCAATATTTTCAATTTCCTTGTCCGTCATTTGACCTTCACGAGTTTCATATGATTCGTTTACCCCTTGTGCTATATCAGCTGATTGCTCATCAATAGCAGTCAATACAGCACAAGTTTCAGCATCAAAGCCGAATTTTGCTCTCGTGTAGCCAATCTCTTTAATGGTATCTCGCACAATGGATTGAATATCAACGTAGGTATTCGTTGAAATTTCACCGGAAACCAATACTAAGCCTGTGGTTACAGTTGTTTCACAAGCAACTCGTGCATTTGGGTCATTTTTTAATATTTCATCTAAAATCGCATCAGAAATTTGGTCACAAATTTTGTCTGGATGTCCTTCTGTAACAGATTCTGATGTGAATAAGCGGCGATTTGCAGCCATCCCCTCAAACTCCTCCTTTAAAACAATGAATTGACACGGAACTCATCACCCAGCTGACTTTATAAGAAACAAACCTTTATTTCTTCCTTACTCTACTAAGTAACAGTAGCTATCAAACCTAGATATAATGAATAATAATATAATCGTTTGGTAAACAATGTGCATATATAAAAAGAAGCAGAAAGTGTAAACATTACTTAAAGAAGTCTTTAAATAATGCATGTGCATTTTTGCATTAGAAAAATACGACGTCTCACTATTCCAGTAAAAGTCGTTACCTTTTTTATTACAATATTCCTTTAAGAAAGGGAACTTTTCTAAAGTAAAATAAAAAATCCTTTCCCGTTACTGAGCAAAGGGAAAGGGTCCTTTCGCTCTTATCGTTCAAGGTCAATACCTTGCATCAGGTTAGCACCATTTCACTATATGCAGTGACGGTTGCTGGGTTTCCTTGGGCCTGTCCCTCCACCAACTCAGGATAAGATAGTTTCCGTTCGCGAACAATCATAACGTTTTGGACCTGGTATGTCAACTAGTGTGGGGATTTTCCCGGGAGATACAAAGCAAAACACCACTAGCTAAAGCCAATATTCAAATCAATGTAAACATAAAGTTTGAATTATATAAATAGTGTGGACTAATGAGATAAATGTGTTATACTATTCTTACATTAAAAACGACTTGTGACTCTCATCATTTTTATGTTTGTATTATTTTAGAGTCCACTCAGTTTTTACCTTTATTTGCTTTTTCTCGTCTTCATGACGATGTTCCCATTATTTTAAAAAGGCAGGTTTTGTTCGATGAGTACGGTAAATCAAAAGTCAAAGCTGACTGATCTGTTTGTACAGGAAACAGTTATGAAAAACCTTTCTGTCGCAGAATTAGTAGAAAAAATATTGTTTCGTAAGGAAGGGCGACTAACAGCAACAGGAGCCATCCAGGCGGAAACAGGTCGATACACAGGCCGCTCCCCTAAGGATAAATTTATCGTAGAAGATGAAACCTCCGAGGAGGAGGTTGATTGGGGTAGTGTGAATCAGCCTATTTCTGAGGCAGTTTTCGAAGGTTTATACGAAAAAGT
This genomic window contains:
- the metK gene encoding methionine adenosyltransferase, which encodes MAANRRLFTSESVTEGHPDKICDQISDAILDEILKNDPNARVACETTVTTGLVLVSGEISTNTYVDIQSIVRDTIKEIGYTRAKFGFDAETCAVLTAIDEQSADIAQGVNESYETREGQMTDKEIENIGAGDQGLMFGYASNETPEYMPLPISLAHKLAKRLSDVRKDETLEYLRPDGKTQVTVEYDENNQPLRIDTIVISTQHHPEITLEQITEDLKEQVINPIVPKELLDDKTKYYINPTGRFVIGGPQGDAGLTGRKIIVDTYGGYARHGGGAFSGKDATKVDRSAAYAARYVAKNIVAAELADSCEVQLAYAIGVAQPVSISINTFGSGKVSEEALVEAVRNIFDLRPAGIIKMLDLRRPIYKDTAAFGHFGRTDVEFPWEKTDKASELMEQVRK